Proteins encoded by one window of Xiphophorus couchianus chromosome 13, X_couchianus-1.0, whole genome shotgun sequence:
- the LOC114156049 gene encoding zinc finger protein OZF-like isoform X2: MWTQRVKRRSERHDSLDPSFEPRLHRSEVPPDVQQRILIKKESPEENNLAVTHQSSLVKEELEELGIGLEEEKLKGKDKITAVLIKSEDEEKTPLQHQQIVDRDVPSSSTAETEEGVHRGAEFCRTLKGNSSVETFSSSETEVSNEDEEDHSNCVRKTFFCDFCAKQFKLRTDLNRHIRVHTGEKPFCCDVCGQNFRLKIHLDTHMTIHTGEKPFGCDICGQVFSRKSHVSTHMRIHTGEKPFGCDVCGQTFSHKTNLNTHMKTHTGDKPFRCHVCAQRFSQKINLNTHMRIHAGEKPFGCDVCGQRFSRKAHLNTHRRTHTGDKPFGCDVCGQTFSHKTNLNTHRRIHTGEKPFGCDVCGQRFSQKINLNTHMRIHTGEKPFGCDVCGQTFNHKTTLNTHMRVHTGEKPYQCDTCAQTFSHKSSLKTHQRVHTVDNQCQRLNEKTHLNSHTKTTVQETSQFAN, translated from the exons ATGTGGACCCAGCGGGTCAAACGACGTTCGGAGAGGCACGATAGTCTGGATCCGTCTTTCGAACCTCGGCTGCACCGATCGG AGGTTCCTCCAGATGTTCAACAGAGaattctaattaaaaaagaatctCCAGAAGAAAATAATCTAGCTGTTACCCACCAGTCTTCCCTTGTCAAAGAAGAACTGGAAGAACTCGGGATTGGTCTGGAGGAAGAAAAGCTCAAAGGGAAGGACAAAATCACTGCAGTTCTCATTAAGAGTGAAGATGAAGAGAAGACTCCTCTTCAACATCAACAAATTGTGGACAGAGACGTTCCAAGCAGCAGCACAGCTGAAACTGAAGAAGGTGTCCATAGAGGAGCAGAGTTCTGCAGAACCCTGAAGGGAAACAGTTCTGTAGAGACTTTCTCCTCTTCAGAGACTGAAGTCAGTAATGAGGATGAAGAGGATCACTCGAACTGTGTgcggaaaacatttttttgtgatttttgtgcaaaacaatttaaactaaGGACAGATTTAAACAGACACATAAGagttcacacaggagagaaaccgTTTTGCTGTGATGTTTGTGGACAAAACTTTCGGTTAAAAATACATCTTGACACACACATGACGATTCACACAGGGGAGAAGCCGTTTGGCTGTGATATCTGTGGTCAGGTATTTAGTCGGAAGTCGCATGTAAGCACGCACATGAGAATCCACACTGGTGAGAAACCGTTTGGATGTGACGTCTGTGGACAGACTTTTAGCCACAAGACaaacctaaacacacacatgaaaacTCACACAGGAGACAAACCGTTCAGATGTCACGTTTGTGCTCAAAGATTTAGTCAAAAGATCAATTTGAACACACACATGAGAATCCACGCAGGTGAGAAACCTTTTGGTTGTGATGTTTGTGGACAAAGGTTCAGCCGAAAggcacatttaaatacacacCGGAGAACACATACAGGAGACAAACCATTCGGGTGTGATGTTTGTGGACAAACATTTAGCCATAAGACCAACTTAAACACACATCGCCGAATCCATACAGGAGAGAAACCATTTGGGTGTGATGTCTGTGGACAGAGATTCAGCCAAAAGATCAATTTAAATACAcacatgagaatccacacaggagagaaaccgTTTGGCTGTGATGTCTGTGGACAGACATTCAAccataaaacaactttaaacacacacatgagAGTCCACACTGGTGAAAAACCATACCAGTGTGATACCTGTGCACAAACATTTAGCCATAAGAGCAGTTTAAAAACACACCAGAGAGTCCACACAGTGGACAACCAATGTCAAAGACTTAATGAAAAGACACACTTAAATAGCCACACTAAGACCACTGTACAAGAAACATCTCAGTTTGccaattaa
- the LOC114156049 gene encoding zinc finger protein OZF-like isoform X1, whose product MWTQRVKRRSERHDSLDPSFEPRLHRSETQVGTKYLLLSGKTDERDCSLWNIIEVPPDVQQRILIKKESPEENNLAVTHQSSLVKEELEELGIGLEEEKLKGKDKITAVLIKSEDEEKTPLQHQQIVDRDVPSSSTAETEEGVHRGAEFCRTLKGNSSVETFSSSETEVSNEDEEDHSNCVRKTFFCDFCAKQFKLRTDLNRHIRVHTGEKPFCCDVCGQNFRLKIHLDTHMTIHTGEKPFGCDICGQVFSRKSHVSTHMRIHTGEKPFGCDVCGQTFSHKTNLNTHMKTHTGDKPFRCHVCAQRFSQKINLNTHMRIHAGEKPFGCDVCGQRFSRKAHLNTHRRTHTGDKPFGCDVCGQTFSHKTNLNTHRRIHTGEKPFGCDVCGQRFSQKINLNTHMRIHTGEKPFGCDVCGQTFNHKTTLNTHMRVHTGEKPYQCDTCAQTFSHKSSLKTHQRVHTVDNQCQRLNEKTHLNSHTKTTVQETSQFAN is encoded by the exons ATGTGGACCCAGCGGGTCAAACGACGTTCGGAGAGGCACGATAGTCTGGATCCGTCTTTCGAACCTCGGCTGCACCGATCGG aaACTCAGGTTGGGACGAAATATCTGTTGCTGTCAGGAAAAACTGATGAGAGAGACTGCAGCCTGTGGAACATCATTG AGGTTCCTCCAGATGTTCAACAGAGaattctaattaaaaaagaatctCCAGAAGAAAATAATCTAGCTGTTACCCACCAGTCTTCCCTTGTCAAAGAAGAACTGGAAGAACTCGGGATTGGTCTGGAGGAAGAAAAGCTCAAAGGGAAGGACAAAATCACTGCAGTTCTCATTAAGAGTGAAGATGAAGAGAAGACTCCTCTTCAACATCAACAAATTGTGGACAGAGACGTTCCAAGCAGCAGCACAGCTGAAACTGAAGAAGGTGTCCATAGAGGAGCAGAGTTCTGCAGAACCCTGAAGGGAAACAGTTCTGTAGAGACTTTCTCCTCTTCAGAGACTGAAGTCAGTAATGAGGATGAAGAGGATCACTCGAACTGTGTgcggaaaacatttttttgtgatttttgtgcaaaacaatttaaactaaGGACAGATTTAAACAGACACATAAGagttcacacaggagagaaaccgTTTTGCTGTGATGTTTGTGGACAAAACTTTCGGTTAAAAATACATCTTGACACACACATGACGATTCACACAGGGGAGAAGCCGTTTGGCTGTGATATCTGTGGTCAGGTATTTAGTCGGAAGTCGCATGTAAGCACGCACATGAGAATCCACACTGGTGAGAAACCGTTTGGATGTGACGTCTGTGGACAGACTTTTAGCCACAAGACaaacctaaacacacacatgaaaacTCACACAGGAGACAAACCGTTCAGATGTCACGTTTGTGCTCAAAGATTTAGTCAAAAGATCAATTTGAACACACACATGAGAATCCACGCAGGTGAGAAACCTTTTGGTTGTGATGTTTGTGGACAAAGGTTCAGCCGAAAggcacatttaaatacacacCGGAGAACACATACAGGAGACAAACCATTCGGGTGTGATGTTTGTGGACAAACATTTAGCCATAAGACCAACTTAAACACACATCGCCGAATCCATACAGGAGAGAAACCATTTGGGTGTGATGTCTGTGGACAGAGATTCAGCCAAAAGATCAATTTAAATACAcacatgagaatccacacaggagagaaaccgTTTGGCTGTGATGTCTGTGGACAGACATTCAAccataaaacaactttaaacacacacatgagAGTCCACACTGGTGAAAAACCATACCAGTGTGATACCTGTGCACAAACATTTAGCCATAAGAGCAGTTTAAAAACACACCAGAGAGTCCACACAGTGGACAACCAATGTCAAAGACTTAATGAAAAGACACACTTAAATAGCCACACTAAGACCACTGTACAAGAAACATCTCAGTTTGccaattaa